Proteins encoded together in one Orrella marina window:
- a CDS encoding YhdP family protein, translating into MLTGPAASLSATGQWRFIQSNPGMNADIELDIKDLGEFMGALGHPGQIRRGKGTVKAQIDWQNFPWFLGYEGMQGKAQIDLSEGIFDHVNSESARVLELLSLQSFNRILNINVNRGETFANGFPWSSIRGNLDINKGQINTADLLIDSPVATIAFNGGANLVSEQLNIRATVRPNLDMSGTAMATGFLLNPVIGLGALVGNYLLRTPLESALSLRYEVRGPWTDPQLKEVGATEEPLPDSVRELQEQALKESGKQDAVPGDTPASVDSKPSSPTGTSDAAQSSSTEEPAPRVEREVYRIELGRDSGFDPKATSGVQGKAQAQQPAQ; encoded by the coding sequence ATGCTGACCGGACCGGCGGCCTCGTTAAGTGCGACCGGGCAGTGGCGTTTTATTCAGTCCAATCCAGGCATGAATGCAGACATTGAGCTTGATATCAAGGATCTGGGAGAGTTTATGGGTGCGCTGGGTCACCCAGGGCAGATTCGTCGAGGCAAAGGTACTGTAAAAGCCCAGATTGATTGGCAGAATTTTCCGTGGTTTCTTGGATATGAAGGTATGCAAGGCAAGGCGCAGATTGATCTGAGCGAAGGTATTTTCGATCACGTCAACTCGGAGAGTGCCCGTGTGCTGGAGTTGTTGTCCCTGCAGTCGTTCAACCGGATTCTGAATATAAATGTGAATCGCGGTGAGACGTTTGCAAATGGTTTCCCATGGAGCAGCATCCGGGGCAATTTGGATATCAACAAAGGGCAGATTAATACAGCGGATCTGCTGATTGACAGTCCAGTGGCGACTATTGCGTTCAATGGTGGAGCAAACCTCGTGTCTGAACAGTTGAACATTCGTGCAACCGTCCGTCCTAATCTGGACATGAGTGGAACGGCCATGGCAACGGGTTTTTTACTGAATCCGGTGATTGGTCTGGGAGCGCTGGTTGGGAACTATCTCTTGCGTACCCCTCTTGAGAGTGCGTTGTCTCTGCGATATGAAGTCAGGGGACCGTGGACTGATCCTCAGCTCAAGGAGGTTGGCGCGACTGAAGAACCGCTTCCGGATAGTGTGCGTGAGCTTCAGGAGCAGGCGCTGAAAGAAAGTGGCAAGCAGGATGCCGTTCCTGGTGATACGCCCGCCTCAGTTGATTCGAAACCCTCCAGTCCAACGGGCACAAGTGATGCAGCCCAGAGTAGCTCGACTGAGGAGCCTGCACCCCGTGTTGAGCGGGAGGTTTACAGGATCGAACTAGGCAGGGACTCGGGGTTTGATCCGAAAGCCACCAGTGGGGTTCAGGGAAAGGCGCAAGCTCAGCAACCTGCTCAGTAG
- a CDS encoding YhdP family phospholipid transporter, which translates to MTLRVLKGFLRVVLLLIIVSYFVVAGLLLATKYWFMPRIDSWRPTIESSLSEALGTKVVLDKIKAEWGGLSPAFELDGLTVYDSQGHEALVVPRIHANFSWRSVLAFEPSFSYIGIEGLALAIQRSKEGVIRVAGFDLEPASDQDAPSQSDETDQVWHRAEPVRWLLSQRRIDLNDAIIVWIDQEREAPPLEVKGFSLSLRNSLLSHRFEGEFELSSAPEQKVEFAMTSDRLGGRFDLVGDEEIDGELYVELSDIVPASLAPWVDLPEVKGRYSARNWLSLEQGKVANVTLEAAGTDAGTGVASPELTSWTADYVKLRLDGPLGMFLPVSEYAAYISEIGVGNPVALQFDGQGLTIDPPADVMATVRLDELRTKAQVRQSPQGDLTLTIEDVKAQTPDGLLTLRGGWNKRHDSEAGDLNLQGSLAEFNASRLYHYMPAEVGGDVIGWMKQAFTSGTIPKASFVVRGPLAEFPFEGESKGVFTLDGSVQDLTIDYAPAEGDKEPGWPALVGLNGKLSLNRDILTASIQSGGLAVAPDTRVDVTRLDASLENLFSNPVLKAQARTRSPAQGYQKALTDTALAASLPDMVADLKGAGDWTLNLDLTMPLDDLEAVAFKASLDLHGGTLQLADFPALESVTGQAIFTGSGFSSNNLQAKVLGSDLRVSGAFGEPDSTLAIQGELAMQPLNNHFKMPSLNQWVRGTLPFEMTVAQPVADGPFRIALDSSMKGVQLLFPAPLTLASGTPLNTRVQWEIDPSSASVGSGTLRIGNLIQINASGRNGGQGSALSAVAVGIGTAPIASKDSLTVNIATNTLDATAWMAVQESLMKDLGTSSPSSQPFMPALSSVRLSTKLAKWGDNKLNDVNATMQVTGDRYAVNFSSTQTNGALNWQMENGEFVGRLQARVARLELGADRPEDATVKASSAQAKSSAPVLPDEATLSTIPPVDVVVDDLVLHGMKLGRLELIGQNAPAIGIGISRNSC; encoded by the coding sequence ATGACTTTACGAGTGCTCAAAGGATTTTTACGCGTCGTTCTGCTACTGATCATCGTGTCCTACTTTGTGGTGGCTGGGCTCTTGCTTGCTACAAAGTACTGGTTCATGCCCCGGATCGATTCATGGCGCCCCACGATCGAGTCATCTTTGTCGGAGGCGCTCGGAACCAAAGTGGTGCTCGACAAGATCAAGGCTGAGTGGGGAGGTCTGTCTCCGGCTTTCGAGCTTGACGGTTTGACTGTATATGACAGCCAGGGACACGAAGCGCTAGTTGTGCCGAGAATACACGCAAATTTTTCATGGCGCTCTGTCCTGGCATTTGAGCCTAGCTTCAGCTATATCGGTATCGAGGGGTTGGCGCTAGCGATTCAGCGCAGCAAGGAAGGTGTCATCCGTGTAGCAGGGTTCGATCTTGAACCGGCGTCTGATCAGGATGCTCCGTCACAGTCTGATGAGACGGACCAAGTCTGGCACAGAGCCGAGCCGGTCCGGTGGTTGCTTTCCCAGCGTCGTATCGATCTGAATGACGCCATCATCGTCTGGATCGATCAGGAACGCGAAGCCCCGCCGCTTGAAGTCAAGGGCTTTTCATTAAGCCTTAGAAACAGCCTGCTTTCACACCGCTTTGAGGGGGAGTTCGAGCTTTCTTCAGCACCTGAACAGAAGGTCGAGTTCGCGATGACGAGCGACCGGCTGGGGGGGCGGTTTGACCTGGTGGGTGATGAGGAGATTGACGGAGAGCTATACGTTGAACTGTCGGATATTGTTCCGGCGTCACTTGCTCCATGGGTTGATCTGCCTGAGGTGAAAGGTCGTTACTCCGCAAGAAACTGGCTTTCCCTGGAGCAGGGAAAGGTTGCCAATGTCACGCTGGAGGCGGCGGGAACTGATGCGGGAACAGGGGTGGCCAGCCCTGAGTTGACGTCCTGGACAGCCGATTACGTCAAACTTCGGCTCGATGGTCCTCTGGGCATGTTTCTGCCGGTTTCCGAGTACGCCGCATACATTAGCGAGATCGGAGTTGGCAATCCCGTCGCACTGCAATTTGACGGGCAGGGCCTCACGATTGATCCTCCCGCTGACGTGATGGCCACTGTACGGCTTGATGAACTTCGCACAAAGGCGCAGGTTCGTCAGAGTCCGCAGGGAGACCTAACCCTGACGATTGAGGACGTTAAAGCACAGACCCCTGATGGTCTTTTGACATTGCGAGGTGGATGGAACAAGCGGCACGACTCAGAGGCCGGTGACCTGAATCTGCAAGGGTCGCTTGCCGAGTTCAATGCTTCGCGTCTCTATCATTACATGCCAGCAGAAGTTGGAGGGGATGTGATTGGCTGGATGAAACAGGCTTTCACTTCTGGCACGATCCCGAAGGCATCATTTGTCGTTCGCGGGCCGCTTGCCGAATTTCCGTTTGAGGGTGAGTCCAAAGGTGTTTTCACGTTAGATGGAAGCGTGCAGGATTTGACCATTGATTACGCGCCGGCAGAAGGAGACAAGGAGCCAGGCTGGCCAGCACTTGTCGGGTTGAACGGCAAACTCAGTTTGAACCGGGATATCCTCACGGCATCAATTCAGTCCGGTGGACTGGCGGTTGCTCCGGACACCCGGGTTGATGTGACTCGCCTGGATGCGTCGTTGGAGAATCTTTTCTCGAATCCAGTGCTCAAGGCACAGGCTCGGACCCGCTCGCCGGCGCAAGGTTATCAGAAAGCATTGACAGATACGGCGCTGGCAGCGTCATTACCTGATATGGTGGCCGATCTCAAAGGTGCTGGTGACTGGACCTTGAACCTTGATCTGACTATGCCGCTCGATGATCTCGAGGCTGTCGCTTTCAAGGCCTCGCTGGATCTGCATGGAGGCACATTGCAGCTCGCAGATTTTCCCGCGCTTGAGTCTGTGACCGGCCAGGCGATCTTTACGGGAAGTGGTTTCAGTAGCAATAACCTTCAGGCAAAAGTGCTGGGCAGTGATTTGCGAGTTTCGGGCGCATTTGGCGAACCTGATTCGACACTGGCCATTCAAGGTGAACTGGCCATGCAGCCGCTGAACAATCATTTCAAAATGCCGTCCCTGAATCAGTGGGTCAGGGGCACTTTGCCATTTGAGATGACGGTGGCCCAGCCGGTTGCTGATGGACCTTTCAGGATTGCACTGGATTCCAGCATGAAAGGAGTGCAGCTGCTGTTTCCAGCACCTCTGACACTGGCATCCGGAACACCACTGAACACGCGTGTTCAGTGGGAAATCGATCCGAGCAGTGCATCGGTTGGATCTGGTACGTTGCGCATTGGCAATCTGATTCAGATCAATGCCTCTGGCCGAAATGGTGGCCAAGGCTCTGCTTTGTCCGCTGTTGCTGTCGGCATCGGCACAGCGCCGATTGCATCCAAGGATTCCTTGACAGTCAACATCGCCACCAACACGCTTGATGCGACGGCCTGGATGGCGGTTCAGGAAAGCCTGATGAAAGACCTTGGCACATCGAGTCCGTCTTCACAGCCGTTCATGCCTGCGCTCAGTTCAGTGCGGCTTTCGACAAAGTTGGCGAAATGGGGTGACAATAAGCTGAATGATGTTAATGCAACCATGCAGGTGACGGGAGATCGGTATGCTGTCAATTTCTCGTCAACGCAGACGAACGGTGCCTTGAACTGGCAAATGGAGAATGGTGAGTTCGTGGGCCGGCTGCAGGCTCGTGTGGCCAGGCTCGAGTTGGGGGCAGACCGGCCAGAAGATGCAACGGTAAAAGCTTCGTCAGCCCAAGCGAAGAGCTCAGCCCCCGTTTTGCCTGACGAAGCGACGCTTTCAACGATTCCGCCCGTTGATGTGGTGGTGGATGACTTGGTGCTCCACGGCATGAAGCTTGGCCGACTCGAACTGATTGGACAGAATGCCCCGGCAATCGGCATTGGAATATCGAGAAACTCATGCTGA
- the glnE gene encoding bifunctional [glutamate--ammonia ligase]-adenylyl-L-tyrosine phosphorylase/[glutamate--ammonia-ligase] adenylyltransferase produces MQTPLLQPALQWSGALSRRTLNDTDFMQWLQIHCEAPITDQRIRTWLEELGGQPMSEQALATPDCRRVLRKLRERVFYGVMVRDLAGLASLEEVTRAMTSLADLAIAQAYRSVMAQLCERHGHPVDPDTGRPQEMIIVGMGKLGGRELNVSSDIDLIMLYGEEGETSGSRPISHHEFYGKLTRMMMPILSEPDENGQVFRTDLRLRPDGDSGPLAWSLDAFEHYLFTQGREWERYAWLKGRVIEAQAFADSESTVTLQHVESMRLPFVYRKYFDFDALSALRDLRERIRQDWNRKASARTGVDAQHNIKLGDGGIREIEFVVQLTQLIRGGKMPALQKRGLLSALSAQVRSGVLPAQIAHSLKKAYVFLRQVEHALQYREDGQTHLLPSDEMSRASLAQALRMEPRAFEAQLAEHRRFVEATFRDAFRLAGLTGSHFAGHPLPDTDPLQENGADPAQAVNQVAEDDSLESMILLFGASSEQVQSRIDAFLDGHRIRSLSAHSRTRVDELLPLIINASLGTSAPQTTCFRLLDLIETIAQRSAYLALLVEFPATLVRVAMLMAASPWAAQYVIQHPVVLDSLIDWTSLMESIDFIRLRENLQADLDASMLPDGQPDVERQMNLMRDLQRQVSFQLLSQDLAGVLSVESLADNLSALADTLLEQALIRTWKLVLARARLPYRDPQFAIIAYGKLGGKELGYSSDLDLVFIYDDDNENAQELYTRLAGRLTSWLSTMTSSGRLYEVDMRLRPDGDAGLMAVSVESFEAYQLNNAWSWEHQALTRARFAAGDPVVGQQFEKIRERILTLTRDALDLATKVREMRQKISAGHPNRTELFDLKHDEGGMVDLEFVTQYLVLLHAHQHPELVPNLGNIALLRISGELGLIQSETAREAIEAYRVLRKRQHELRLQGQEKARVAPEELASVRLAVRTLWKEVLGN; encoded by the coding sequence ATGCAAACACCCCTGCTGCAACCCGCGCTCCAATGGTCTGGAGCGCTTTCGCGCCGAACGCTCAATGACACAGATTTTATGCAATGGCTGCAGATCCATTGCGAAGCGCCTATCACCGACCAGCGAATTCGCACATGGCTAGAAGAGCTTGGGGGACAGCCCATGAGCGAGCAAGCGCTCGCCACGCCAGACTGTCGCCGGGTTCTCAGAAAGCTCCGGGAGCGAGTTTTCTATGGCGTGATGGTTCGTGATCTCGCCGGTCTGGCTTCGCTTGAAGAAGTGACCCGTGCCATGACCAGTCTGGCAGACCTTGCGATTGCGCAGGCCTATCGATCGGTCATGGCGCAACTGTGCGAGCGCCATGGGCACCCGGTTGATCCAGACACCGGCAGGCCACAGGAAATGATCATTGTTGGCATGGGCAAGCTCGGTGGACGAGAACTCAATGTCTCTTCAGATATCGACCTGATCATGCTGTACGGCGAGGAAGGAGAAACCTCTGGCAGCAGGCCAATCTCTCATCATGAGTTCTATGGCAAGCTCACGCGAATGATGATGCCCATCCTGTCCGAGCCCGACGAGAACGGACAGGTGTTCAGGACAGACTTGCGTTTAAGGCCAGACGGAGATTCTGGTCCACTGGCCTGGAGTCTGGACGCATTCGAGCATTACCTCTTCACGCAAGGCCGCGAGTGGGAACGATATGCATGGTTAAAGGGCAGAGTCATCGAGGCACAGGCATTTGCGGATAGCGAATCCACCGTCACGTTGCAGCACGTCGAGAGCATGCGACTGCCCTTTGTCTATCGCAAGTATTTCGACTTCGACGCGCTGTCTGCGCTAAGGGATCTGCGTGAAAGAATCCGGCAAGACTGGAACCGCAAGGCGAGTGCCCGAACCGGGGTAGATGCCCAGCACAACATCAAACTCGGTGATGGTGGCATCCGGGAGATCGAGTTTGTTGTCCAGCTCACTCAACTGATACGTGGCGGCAAGATGCCGGCCCTGCAGAAGCGAGGACTATTGTCGGCCCTGAGTGCGCAGGTAAGATCAGGAGTTCTGCCTGCCCAGATCGCCCACTCACTGAAAAAAGCCTATGTGTTTCTAAGACAGGTCGAGCACGCATTGCAATACCGTGAAGACGGACAGACACATCTACTGCCGAGCGATGAAATGTCTCGTGCCAGCCTCGCCCAGGCGCTGCGCATGGAGCCCCGTGCGTTCGAAGCCCAGCTTGCCGAGCACCGCAGATTTGTTGAAGCGACATTCAGGGATGCGTTCCGGCTGGCTGGTTTGACGGGCAGCCACTTCGCCGGGCACCCGTTACCAGATACTGACCCGCTACAGGAGAATGGCGCAGACCCTGCCCAGGCAGTCAACCAAGTGGCCGAGGATGATTCACTCGAGTCCATGATCCTGCTGTTCGGTGCGAGCAGCGAACAAGTGCAATCCAGGATTGATGCGTTTCTGGACGGTCACAGGATACGCAGCCTGTCGGCTCACAGCCGCACCCGGGTCGATGAATTGCTGCCGCTGATCATTAACGCCTCGCTCGGCACATCGGCCCCGCAAACGACCTGCTTCCGGCTACTGGACCTGATCGAGACAATCGCGCAGCGCAGTGCCTATCTCGCGTTGCTGGTGGAGTTTCCCGCCACACTGGTCCGAGTGGCAATGCTGATGGCGGCAAGCCCCTGGGCAGCCCAGTACGTCATCCAGCACCCGGTCGTACTCGACAGCCTGATTGACTGGACTAGCTTGATGGAGTCGATCGACTTCATCAGATTACGCGAGAACCTGCAAGCCGATCTCGATGCCAGCATGTTGCCCGATGGCCAGCCTGATGTTGAGCGGCAAATGAATCTGATGCGTGATCTGCAACGTCAGGTTAGCTTTCAGTTGCTGTCACAGGATCTGGCAGGGGTGCTTTCGGTCGAGTCTCTGGCAGACAACCTGTCTGCACTGGCTGATACCCTGCTGGAGCAGGCGCTGATCCGGACCTGGAAACTGGTCCTTGCACGTGCCAGATTGCCTTACAGGGATCCTCAGTTTGCGATCATCGCGTATGGCAAGCTTGGCGGCAAGGAGCTTGGTTACTCGTCAGACCTGGATCTTGTGTTTATCTATGATGATGATAACGAGAATGCCCAGGAGCTTTACACGAGGCTGGCGGGCCGACTGACGTCATGGCTTTCAACCATGACGTCATCAGGACGATTGTACGAGGTGGACATGCGCCTGCGACCAGACGGCGATGCAGGACTGATGGCTGTTTCTGTCGAATCGTTCGAGGCCTATCAACTCAACAACGCGTGGTCGTGGGAACATCAGGCACTGACGCGCGCGCGATTCGCGGCAGGCGATCCAGTTGTCGGTCAGCAGTTCGAAAAAATCCGGGAAAGAATACTGACGCTTACGCGCGACGCACTGGATCTCGCCACGAAAGTGCGCGAAATGCGCCAGAAGATCAGTGCCGGACATCCGAATCGTACCGAGCTCTTTGATCTGAAGCACGACGAAGGAGGCATGGTTGATCTTGAGTTCGTGACCCAGTATCTGGTTTTGTTACACGCACATCAGCACCCTGAGCTCGTCCCGAATCTTGGCAACATTGCATTGCTGCGTATCAGTGGCGAACTCGGTCTGATCCAAAGCGAGACTGCCAGGGAGGCAATCGAGGCTTATCGGGTTCTGCGTAAACGCCAGCACGAACTGCGACTGCAAGGCCAGG